One genomic region from Leptospira tipperaryensis encodes:
- a CDS encoding pirin family protein: MNLRKVKTVRPSLKTMEGGGFPVRRPFPVQDLIQLDPFLLLDEMGPVEYQPGKAIGAPEHPHRGFETVTYLLTGEMEHRDSWGNYGKLKAGDVQWMTAGSGLVHSELPSDEFQKNGGWMHGFQLWVNLPSSQKMSNPRYQDTPSEKIPEVESPDHKTKIRVIAGEVLGTKAVIETKIPILYYHLHLLPGADITIPVPENYNVFAYPFSGDGVLHTEEGEKPVKEGDMVWFERGKGDVRFSLPENAPNGWEFLLIGGEPVEEPVARYGPFVMNTQDEIYQAFNDFQAGKMGAIHS, encoded by the coding sequence ATGAATCTAAGAAAAGTTAAAACAGTTCGGCCTTCGCTGAAGACTATGGAAGGAGGAGGATTTCCCGTAAGAAGACCTTTCCCAGTTCAAGATTTAATTCAGCTGGATCCGTTTCTGTTATTAGACGAGATGGGACCCGTAGAATACCAACCGGGAAAAGCAATTGGCGCGCCCGAACATCCGCACAGAGGGTTTGAAACGGTCACTTATTTATTGACTGGAGAAATGGAACACCGAGATTCTTGGGGAAATTATGGAAAATTGAAGGCGGGCGACGTTCAGTGGATGACCGCGGGTTCCGGTTTGGTTCATTCGGAACTGCCGTCAGACGAGTTTCAGAAGAATGGAGGTTGGATGCACGGTTTTCAACTCTGGGTAAATCTTCCTTCTTCTCAGAAGATGAGCAATCCGCGTTATCAAGACACACCTTCTGAAAAAATTCCGGAAGTAGAATCTCCCGATCATAAAACGAAAATCCGAGTGATCGCAGGCGAAGTTCTCGGAACCAAAGCAGTCATAGAAACTAAAATTCCGATTCTATATTATCATCTTCATCTTCTACCCGGCGCCGATATCACGATTCCGGTTCCGGAGAATTACAACGTGTTCGCTTATCCTTTTTCAGGAGACGGAGTTCTGCATACCGAAGAAGGTGAAAAGCCCGTAAAAGAAGGGGACATGGTTTGGTTTGAAAGAGGCAAAGGTGACGTACGATTTTCTCTTCCTGAAAATGCTCCGAACGGTTGGGAGTTTCTTTTGATCGGTGGGGAGCCGGTGGAAGAACCCGTAGCAAGATATGGTCCATTTGTGATGAATACTCAGGACGAAATCTACCAAGCCTTTAACGACTTTCAGGCCGGAAAGATGGGAGCGATTCATTCGTAA
- a CDS encoding LIC13081 family protein, which produces MITTTVTFLVSYSLDDSFRFVADFRNLTRWGDRISEVHPISFQNGNLPIYELLYSFGPIKLKANYAAKEWIPNSRMIMETSNAFVDLRDIYTFQNSNQGTKITFTNHLKLKFPYSVGESFLDSGIRGRICREMRQLQNCLYQSGSESPKHFQVIRI; this is translated from the coding sequence ATGATAACAACTACTGTAACTTTTTTAGTTTCATATTCTTTAGACGATTCTTTCCGCTTTGTGGCTGATTTTAGAAACCTAACACGCTGGGGTGATCGAATTTCGGAAGTACATCCGATTTCATTCCAGAACGGAAATCTGCCTATCTACGAATTACTCTATTCTTTCGGGCCTATCAAACTCAAGGCAAATTATGCGGCAAAAGAATGGATTCCGAATTCAAGAATGATCATGGAGACGAGCAATGCTTTTGTAGATCTTCGCGATATCTATACGTTTCAAAATTCCAATCAGGGAACAAAAATAACGTTTACAAATCATTTAAAACTCAAATTCCCTTACAGCGTTGGAGAATCGTTTTTAGATTCGGGCATTCGTGGTAGAATCTGTCGAGAAATGAGGCAACTTCAGAACTGTTTGTATCAAAGTGGTTCCGAATCTCCAAAACACTTTCAAGTGATTCGAATTTAA
- a CDS encoding GAF domain-containing hybrid sensor histidine kinase/response regulator, with translation MNFPGKQLTPVPEDEEARIKALQSYQILDTVPEEKFDSLARLAAYICNSSIALISLIDTNRQWFKAKVGLEDGQTPRNISFCQYAILHDELFEVEDALDDDRFRNNPLVLGPPFIRFYAGAPLKSPEGFNIGTLCVIDSKSKKLDAKQKNILKVLSNQVVANLELIKKNRELNLLRSKEEELQSSKSQFFANMSHEIRTPVHGILGVTDLLAETELLTEQKDYVKTIRKSGSLLLNLLNDILDFSKLESGHMKIENIAFDLIELLREVFSLFEMDARTKNIEFKLESGGVNSLIVRTDPNRLKQILVNLISNAFKFTEKGSVILEITTRPASDQRAEIEIRVKDTGIGIPELKLRELFQAYTQADTSVSRKYGGTGLGLAISKNLGDMMNLKLTAKSVMNRGSVFEISGQLALAERSEIHIEPQRPIFHLSDNLSPNLKILVAEDNEINQMLIKRVLEKLGYTPTIVSNGIEALHHIEMLGADVLFLDIQMPELSGIDTAKILTQHTNQSIRPYIIAITANANQSDREACLAAGMDHYISKPFQKEEIAILLNEYILSKSKNHS, from the coding sequence GTGAATTTTCCAGGAAAACAACTAACGCCCGTTCCAGAAGACGAAGAGGCTCGCATCAAAGCCTTACAATCCTATCAAATATTAGATACCGTCCCCGAAGAAAAATTCGACTCCCTGGCTCGGCTCGCCGCTTACATATGCAATTCTTCGATCGCGCTTATATCTCTTATCGACACCAATCGACAATGGTTCAAAGCAAAAGTCGGATTGGAAGACGGTCAAACACCCAGAAATATTTCTTTTTGTCAGTATGCAATTCTTCATGACGAACTTTTCGAAGTAGAAGACGCGTTAGACGATGATCGATTTAGAAACAACCCTTTGGTTCTCGGCCCACCCTTCATTCGTTTTTATGCGGGAGCCCCTCTCAAATCTCCCGAAGGTTTTAATATCGGAACTCTTTGTGTCATCGATTCAAAATCGAAAAAGCTCGACGCAAAACAAAAGAACATTCTAAAGGTTTTGTCCAACCAGGTTGTCGCCAATCTGGAATTGATTAAGAAGAATAGGGAACTCAATCTCCTACGTTCGAAAGAGGAAGAACTACAAAGTTCCAAGAGTCAGTTTTTTGCGAACATGAGTCACGAGATCCGAACTCCGGTTCACGGAATTTTAGGAGTTACCGATCTTTTGGCTGAAACCGAATTATTAACCGAACAAAAAGACTACGTGAAAACAATCCGCAAAAGTGGGAGCCTCCTTCTTAACCTTTTGAACGATATTTTAGATTTTTCTAAATTAGAATCCGGTCATATGAAGATCGAAAACATCGCATTCGATCTCATCGAATTGTTAAGAGAAGTCTTCTCCTTGTTTGAAATGGACGCAAGAACCAAAAATATAGAATTCAAACTAGAGAGCGGCGGAGTCAACTCTCTCATAGTTAGAACCGACCCCAATCGTCTCAAACAAATCCTAGTCAATCTGATCTCAAACGCGTTCAAGTTTACCGAAAAGGGAAGTGTCATCCTAGAAATTACAACTCGACCCGCATCCGACCAGCGCGCAGAGATCGAAATCAGAGTCAAAGATACCGGAATCGGAATTCCGGAATTAAAGCTGCGGGAACTTTTTCAAGCTTATACGCAGGCTGACACTTCCGTTTCCAGAAAATACGGAGGAACCGGACTTGGACTCGCCATCAGTAAGAATCTCGGCGATATGATGAATTTAAAACTCACTGCGAAGAGCGTCATGAATCGCGGAAGCGTCTTTGAAATTTCCGGTCAACTCGCTTTGGCGGAGCGATCGGAGATACACATCGAACCACAACGACCGATATTTCACTTGAGCGACAACTTGTCTCCAAATCTGAAAATCTTAGTCGCAGAAGACAATGAGATCAATCAGATGCTCATCAAAAGAGTTTTGGAAAAATTGGGTTATACGCCGACGATCGTTTCCAACGGCATCGAAGCTCTGCACCATATCGAAATGTTGGGGGCTGACGTTTTGTTTTTGGACATACAGATGCCGGAGCTAAGCGGAATCGACACCGCAAAAATTTTGACTCAACATACCAATCAATCCATAAGGCCTTATATCATCGCAATTACGGCTAACGCGAATCAGTCGGATCGAGAAGCGTGTTTGGCGGCGGGAATGGATCATTATATAAGCAAACCGTTTCAAAAAGAGGAGATCGCAATTCTTCTCAACGAATACATTCTTTCAAAAAGCAAAAATCATTCTTAA
- a CDS encoding anthranilate synthase component II, giving the protein MKNCVVIDHYDSFTYNLVHLLEESLSSDSRDFKLSIFRQDEVDLNDVLAVNPTHILLSPGPGHPEDPEYFGVSESILRLRNPYIKIFGVCLGMQGIITSFGGSLRRSKIPYHGKTSSITHDQMGIFSGISKNIRVMRYHSLEGVYESLPGCLEITAKVEGEVSVLMGVRHKILPIEGVQFHPESFATEEGRKIVGNFLK; this is encoded by the coding sequence ATGAAAAACTGCGTGGTTATCGATCATTACGATTCTTTTACATACAATCTCGTCCATCTTTTGGAAGAAAGTTTGAGTTCGGATTCTCGAGACTTTAAGCTTTCGATCTTTAGACAAGACGAAGTCGATTTGAACGACGTTCTCGCGGTCAATCCGACTCATATTCTTCTCTCGCCCGGTCCCGGGCATCCCGAAGATCCCGAATACTTCGGGGTTTCGGAATCGATTTTGAGACTTCGAAATCCTTATATCAAAATTTTTGGGGTTTGTCTCGGAATGCAGGGGATCATCACTTCCTTCGGCGGAAGTCTTCGCAGATCAAAAATTCCGTATCACGGTAAGACGTCTTCAATTACCCACGATCAAATGGGAATTTTTTCGGGGATCTCCAAAAATATCCGCGTTATGCGCTATCACTCTTTGGAAGGAGTGTATGAATCCTTACCGGGATGTCTTGAAATTACGGCAAAGGTCGAAGGAGAAGTTTCAGTTTTGATGGGAGTGAGACACAAGATTCTTCCAATCGAAGGGGTTCAGTTTCATCCAGAATCCTTTGCGACGGAAGAAGGAAGGAAGATCGTAGGAAATTTTCTGAAGTGA
- a CDS encoding anthranilate synthase component I family protein: MSNQIQNLKQYLNALPDKPASLPFPLHEEGIDDFLLRLTKKYSGCFLLESHPGYPDNYRYSIFGFSPSFQFRGYPGKLVLNGQIHPTKNPYETLKDFFPIKKNAKKYLGGLVGFLSYDATSLFEPVTNLKLRDGYPLCSFGLYLDGVVLDHLTGEAEYFYYSENRFSELKSLLDTKDETTEKTKIGSLGYSKTKEEYSNMFKKTREEILAGNTFQCQIGFEEKFEIEGSLVPIYQSLKRNNPSPYLFFYKDEELETVGSSPELLFSHRDRVVETYPLAGTYPRGKTPAEDKALTRKLLNDEKELAEHAMLIDLHRNDLSRVCEIGTVRMKKEFEILKFTHVQHITSEVAGILKEKENSFSGLVSVFPAGTLTGAPKVESIKWIRKTEGDERGAYGGVLGYFSLDGSSQFCILIRSLFRNGSFAYSRAASGIVLDSIEDLEYQEILNKLKAVKRSMEEFFI; the protein is encoded by the coding sequence ATGTCGAATCAGATCCAGAATCTGAAACAATATCTAAACGCGCTTCCCGACAAACCGGCGAGCTTACCGTTTCCACTGCATGAAGAAGGAATCGACGATTTCCTACTTCGTTTAACAAAAAAGTATTCCGGGTGTTTTCTTTTGGAAAGTCATCCGGGATATCCGGATAATTACCGTTATTCGATTTTCGGCTTTTCTCCTTCCTTTCAATTTCGCGGATATCCGGGCAAACTCGTCCTAAACGGACAAATCCATCCTACAAAAAATCCTTACGAAACTCTCAAAGATTTTTTTCCGATTAAAAAAAACGCGAAGAAGTATCTCGGCGGTTTGGTCGGTTTTTTGAGCTACGACGCGACTTCTCTTTTCGAACCCGTCACAAACTTAAAACTTAGGGACGGATATCCCCTATGTTCATTCGGTTTATATCTGGACGGAGTAGTTCTGGATCATCTCACGGGAGAAGCCGAATATTTTTATTACTCCGAAAACCGTTTTTCAGAGTTGAAAAGTTTGCTCGATACGAAGGACGAAACGACGGAAAAGACAAAGATCGGTTCTTTGGGATATTCTAAAACAAAAGAAGAATATTCTAATATGTTCAAAAAGACTCGGGAAGAGATATTAGCCGGGAATACGTTTCAGTGTCAGATCGGGTTTGAAGAAAAATTCGAGATCGAAGGAAGTTTAGTTCCGATCTATCAATCTCTTAAAAGAAACAATCCTTCTCCCTATCTTTTCTTTTATAAGGATGAAGAATTGGAAACGGTCGGCTCCAGTCCTGAATTGTTGTTTTCCCATCGTGATCGGGTCGTCGAAACCTATCCGCTTGCGGGAACGTATCCGAGGGGGAAAACACCGGCGGAGGACAAAGCTCTTACACGGAAATTGTTAAACGACGAAAAGGAACTCGCGGAACATGCGATGCTGATCGACCTTCACAGAAACGATCTAAGCAGAGTTTGCGAAATCGGAACTGTAAGAATGAAAAAGGAATTTGAAATTCTTAAATTCACACACGTTCAACATATCACGAGTGAAGTCGCTGGAATTTTAAAGGAGAAAGAGAATTCATTTTCCGGTCTTGTTTCCGTTTTTCCCGCGGGAACTCTGACGGGAGCTCCGAAGGTGGAATCGATCAAGTGGATCCGCAAAACGGAAGGGGACGAAAGAGGAGCGTATGGAGGAGTTCTCGGATATTTTTCCTTGGACGGAAGTTCTCAATTCTGCATTTTGATTCGAAGTCTTTTTAGAAACGGTTCGTTTGCTTATTCGAGGGCGGCGTCCGGAATCGTCTTGGACTCGATTGAAGATTTAGAATATCAAGAAATTCTAAATAAGTTAAAGGCTGTAAAAAGATCCATGGAGGAATTTTTTATATGA
- the ilvB gene encoding biosynthetic-type acetolactate synthase large subunit, with protein sequence MELSGAELIVRFLEYAGVEIVTGIPGGASLPIYDALHGSKVRHILAKHEQGAGFIAGGMARASGKPAVCMASSGPGVTNLITAIADAKMDSVPLIAITGQVSVSLIGTDAFQEIDTLSLSIPITKRSYLVKRTEDLIKILPQAWITSTEGRPGPVWIDVPKDVASRKIEWNEDKESKFWNIQKNEITIKVEPTWIERLREMIAASTKPIFYIGGGLNRPLSSDLFRILQERLNFPVVSTLMGLGICDDRNPLFLGMLGMHGSRATNMALEEADLLIALGVRFDDRATGKVSEFCPNAKIIHIDIDATEIGKLKNPNLSLKHEVEDFLRQVLEIDIPYQISALEEWKDRIATLKVLYGLPLPGEKDTLHPFSVLRKVSEILGDKAIVTTDVGQHQMWVAQYYSFQTQGSLLTSGGLGTMGFGLPAAIGAALVSPGKRIVCVSGDGSILMNIQELDTLRELNLDVTILLMNNGHLGLVRQQQELFFSSRFSASKFVMPTNFTKIASSFGIPSYELKEESSASELLSEVLKQKGPSFIVLQVSPELHVLPMVPPGKANREMIH encoded by the coding sequence ATGGAATTAAGCGGAGCAGAATTGATCGTTCGATTTTTAGAATACGCCGGCGTTGAAATCGTGACCGGAATTCCCGGAGGAGCAAGTCTTCCCATCTATGACGCGTTACACGGAAGTAAGGTCCGCCATATTCTCGCCAAACACGAACAAGGCGCCGGCTTTATCGCGGGAGGGATGGCGAGAGCGAGCGGAAAACCGGCGGTTTGTATGGCTTCTTCCGGGCCCGGAGTGACAAATCTAATCACTGCAATTGCCGATGCAAAGATGGATTCGGTTCCTCTGATTGCGATTACCGGTCAGGTTTCCGTTTCTTTGATCGGCACCGACGCTTTTCAGGAAATCGACACTCTCAGTCTTTCCATCCCCATTACCAAACGAAGTTATCTCGTGAAACGGACGGAAGATCTTATCAAAATTCTCCCTCAGGCTTGGATTACTTCGACGGAAGGACGACCCGGACCGGTTTGGATCGATGTTCCGAAAGACGTAGCCTCCCGAAAAATCGAGTGGAACGAAGATAAAGAATCTAAATTTTGGAATATTCAAAAAAATGAAATTACTATCAAAGTGGAGCCGACTTGGATCGAACGCCTTAGGGAGATGATAGCCGCTTCCACAAAGCCGATCTTTTATATCGGCGGAGGTTTGAATCGTCCGTTGTCTTCCGACTTATTTCGGATTCTTCAGGAACGTCTTAATTTTCCGGTAGTTTCCACTCTGATGGGTTTGGGGATTTGCGACGATCGCAACCCGTTGTTTTTAGGAATGCTCGGAATGCACGGATCGAGAGCTACGAACATGGCGTTAGAAGAAGCCGATCTTTTGATTGCGCTCGGAGTTCGTTTTGACGATCGGGCTACCGGAAAGGTAAGCGAGTTTTGTCCGAACGCAAAGATCATTCATATCGATATCGATGCGACCGAAATCGGTAAATTAAAAAATCCGAATCTTTCTTTGAAACATGAAGTGGAAGATTTTCTGAGACAGGTCTTGGAAATCGATATCCCTTATCAAATCTCGGCTTTGGAAGAATGGAAGGACCGGATTGCGACTCTAAAAGTTTTATACGGTCTTCCTCTTCCCGGTGAAAAAGATACGCTTCACCCGTTTTCGGTACTACGTAAAGTTTCAGAAATATTGGGGGATAAGGCCATCGTTACCACGGACGTAGGTCAGCATCAGATGTGGGTCGCTCAGTATTATTCTTTTCAGACACAAGGAAGTCTTTTGACCTCGGGTGGTTTGGGCACGATGGGATTCGGTCTTCCGGCGGCGATCGGGGCCGCGTTGGTTTCTCCCGGAAAAAGGATCGTTTGTGTTTCGGGTGACGGATCGATTCTTATGAACATTCAAGAATTGGATACTCTCAGAGAATTGAATTTAGACGTTACGATTCTTTTGATGAATAACGGACATCTCGGTCTAGTAAGACAACAACAGGAATTGTTTTTTTCTTCAAGATTTTCGGCTTCGAAGTTCGTGATGCCTACGAATTTTACGAAAATTGCATCTTCTTTTGGGATTCCTTCCTACGAGCTCAAAGAAGAATCGTCCGCTTCGGAATTGTTAAGCGAAGTCCTAAAGCAAAAAGGGCCTTCGTTTATAGTTTTGCAGGTTTCCCCGGAGTTACACGTACTTCCGATGGTTCCGCCGGGAAAAGCAAATCGAGAAATGATACATTGA
- the tpx gene encoding thiol peroxidase: MAQVTLKGNPVPLEGKIPAPGEKAPEFKAIKQDLSEFSLKDYAGKVKILVAVPSLDTSVCALETKVFNEKAAGLNGISTLIISGDLPFAMKRFCSTEGIDSPNLVTGSQYRDFSFSKAYGTHIADGPLKGLSARAVFVVDKDDVVRYVELVPEIGSEPNYVAALAAANAAL; this comes from the coding sequence ATGGCACAAGTCACGCTCAAAGGAAATCCGGTCCCTCTCGAGGGAAAAATACCCGCGCCGGGAGAAAAGGCTCCCGAATTTAAGGCGATAAAACAAGATCTTTCCGAGTTCAGTCTCAAAGACTACGCCGGCAAAGTAAAAATTCTCGTGGCGGTTCCAAGTCTCGATACTTCCGTCTGCGCACTTGAAACCAAAGTTTTTAACGAAAAGGCCGCAGGCTTAAACGGAATTTCCACTTTGATCATTTCCGGAGATCTTCCCTTTGCAATGAAACGTTTTTGTTCCACAGAAGGAATCGATTCTCCAAACTTAGTGACCGGTTCTCAATACAGAGATTTTTCTTTTTCCAAGGCTTACGGCACTCATATCGCAGACGGTCCGTTAAAGGGACTTTCCGCAAGAGCGGTTTTTGTCGTGGATAAAGACGACGTCGTGCGTTATGTGGAGCTTGTTCCTGAAATCGGTTCCGAACCGAACTACGTAGCGGCTCTCGCTGCGGCAAACGCGGCCCTTTAG
- a CDS encoding alpha/beta hydrolase — protein sequence MKQRIVRTLLGMITLSILLVIGGAWYFSGVLLHPKPHRCTKDHYIFCGDPKTDLGLDFENLEYTTSDGMKISAWWIPSAKKSDKVILSIHGRGATRREGLRYAKLFHDQGINVILPDLRDCGESQKSFSSMGFHERKDLLATLEYAKQRGMKSFGILGFSMGSSTSVLFMAENPEVKIGIFDSGFADFTDVIAYNAKKDFGLPKYPLLPLVVFFYELRGNLETDELSPEKVIGKISPRPVLIFHGDADNGVPYEHGVRLGEAAKAPKEFVGIPGGEHTKLWQKDERLVSSKIIKLIQEL from the coding sequence ATGAAACAAAGAATTGTAAGAACACTTCTCGGAATGATAACGCTCTCCATTCTTCTTGTCATTGGCGGCGCCTGGTATTTTTCGGGGGTTCTTCTTCATCCCAAGCCGCACCGTTGCACTAAAGATCATTATATCTTTTGCGGAGATCCAAAGACGGATTTGGGTTTGGACTTTGAGAATCTGGAATATACGACATCGGATGGAATGAAGATCTCAGCTTGGTGGATTCCGTCGGCGAAAAAATCGGATAAGGTGATTCTATCGATTCACGGGCGCGGCGCAACGAGAAGAGAAGGATTACGTTATGCGAAATTGTTTCACGATCAGGGAATCAACGTAATTCTTCCCGACTTGAGAGATTGTGGAGAAAGTCAAAAGTCTTTTAGTTCCATGGGCTTTCACGAAAGAAAGGATCTTCTCGCGACTCTCGAATATGCAAAACAAAGAGGAATGAAGTCTTTCGGCATTCTCGGTTTTTCTATGGGTTCCTCCACTTCCGTTCTTTTTATGGCTGAGAATCCGGAAGTTAAGATAGGAATTTTTGATTCCGGATTTGCCGACTTTACGGACGTGATCGCATACAACGCAAAAAAAGATTTTGGACTCCCCAAGTATCCGCTTTTGCCCTTGGTAGTATTCTTTTACGAACTTCGAGGAAACTTAGAAACCGACGAGTTGTCTCCGGAAAAAGTTATCGGAAAGATTTCTCCGAGACCGGTTTTGATCTTTCACGGAGACGCTGATAACGGAGTTCCTTACGAACACGGGGTCAGATTGGGAGAGGCGGCAAAAGCCCCGAAGGAATTTGTAGGAATTCCCGGAGGAGAACACACAAAACTCTGGCAAAAAGACGAAAGATTGGTCTCTTCTAAAATTATTAAGCTAATTCAAGAATTATAA
- a CDS encoding zinc-dependent alcohol dehydrogenase has protein sequence MQQLMFLRPGKLEWWDVPEPRLESDEDALVEPIAVARCDLDLEILKGEAPFKGKLLHFIRNHAYSLISNTALGKAPFRGPYPFGHEFVAKVKNVGDRVKNVKPGDQVIVAFQIACGKCDRCRAGLTNSCTSVPPRSMYGFGDLGGKKWGGAFSDLVRVPFADYMLIPLPASLSPVDAASMSDNIPDGYRTVGPFLKQNPGSPVLVVGGGAKSVGLYSTMIARAMGSPVTYVDDDPQRNRIAESFGATILAKRYPDPSIQYPITVDASANEEGLTFALRSLLPGGHCTSVGIYYKRKTSIPLLEMYGRGVTFQTGRVNVQPTLHDLLHLAEHPHFCPCKVTTLTASWKDAPDALLDAGPKVVIER, from the coding sequence ATGCAACAGCTTATGTTCCTTCGCCCGGGGAAGCTGGAATGGTGGGACGTTCCGGAACCTCGTTTGGAATCGGACGAGGACGCCTTGGTGGAACCGATCGCGGTCGCGAGATGCGATTTGGATCTGGAAATTTTGAAAGGGGAGGCTCCTTTCAAAGGGAAGTTATTACACTTTATTAGGAATCATGCATATAGTTTGATTTCTAATACGGCATTAGGAAAGGCTCCGTTTAGAGGGCCTTATCCGTTCGGCCATGAGTTTGTGGCAAAAGTTAAGAACGTGGGCGACCGGGTGAAAAATGTAAAACCCGGAGATCAAGTCATCGTAGCATTTCAGATCGCCTGCGGTAAATGCGATCGTTGTAGGGCGGGTCTGACTAACAGTTGTACTTCCGTTCCGCCTCGTTCTATGTATGGGTTCGGAGATCTGGGTGGAAAAAAATGGGGAGGCGCATTTTCCGATTTGGTTCGAGTTCCTTTTGCCGATTATATGCTCATTCCTTTACCCGCGTCTCTTTCTCCAGTGGACGCGGCAAGTATGAGCGATAATATTCCCGACGGTTACAGAACGGTCGGGCCATTCTTAAAACAAAATCCGGGTAGTCCCGTTTTAGTCGTCGGAGGCGGAGCGAAGAGTGTGGGATTGTATTCGACGATGATCGCTCGTGCTATGGGTTCTCCCGTAACCTATGTGGATGACGATCCGCAAAGAAATCGGATCGCCGAAAGTTTTGGCGCTACAATTCTCGCGAAAAGATATCCGGATCCTTCCATTCAATATCCGATCACTGTGGACGCGAGTGCAAACGAAGAAGGACTAACGTTTGCGCTTCGTTCTCTTCTTCCCGGCGGACATTGTACGAGTGTGGGAATCTATTACAAAAGAAAAACTTCCATTCCTCTATTGGAGATGTATGGAAGAGGGGTTACGTTTCAGACGGGAAGAGTGAACGTACAACCGACTTTGCACGATCTTTTGCACTTGGCAGAACATCCCCATTTTTGTCCGTGTAAGGTTACAACTTTGACTGCTTCTTGGAAGGACGCTCCGGACGCGTTGTTGGACGCGGGACCAAAGGTAGTGATCGAAAGATAA
- a CDS encoding aldehyde dehydrogenase family protein, with protein sequence MPTLQESPVKKPNSNPTPSLPAVDKPEIERVFKLQKQHFHKVMKLTNANERIQRLKKLKAAIIKYTPEIEKAVNADFRKNEQEVDITEIMPSISEINDAIHHVRRWMKPLSVRTPMTLFGAKSQILYEPRGVVLIIGPWNYPFYLTFAPLAAAIAAGNTVLIKPSEFTPVTSNLVQKIVSEVFPKEEVAVFEGDYQVSSALMELPLDHIFFTGSTHVGKIVMTAAAKHLTSVTLELGGKSPAIIDRSADIKKAAKKLVWGKVLNAGQTCVAPDYLLIPDDLVKPFVEEAKAVVKEFYTKDGKALKDNLDFCRIINDRNFSRVSGYIHEAVEKGAKIEMGGDTDASQNYIEPTILSNIPENSNIMEDEIFGPVLPLIPYTTLDDAIAKINSKPKPLALYIFGKKNRSIKKILKETSSGGVAVNDVILHLVNPNLPFGGVNHSGHGSYHGFFGFKAFSHERSVLRQSALSSIELMYPPYTNFVRRLVAFTKNFLI encoded by the coding sequence ATGCCAACTTTACAGGAATCTCCGGTAAAAAAACCGAATTCTAACCCGACTCCATCCCTCCCTGCAGTGGACAAGCCTGAAATTGAACGTGTGTTCAAACTGCAGAAACAACATTTTCATAAGGTCATGAAACTGACCAACGCGAACGAGCGGATTCAGCGTTTGAAAAAACTCAAAGCCGCGATTATCAAATACACTCCGGAAATCGAAAAAGCGGTGAACGCGGATTTTCGTAAGAACGAACAAGAAGTTGATATCACCGAAATCATGCCTTCCATTTCCGAAATCAACGACGCGATTCATCACGTTCGAAGATGGATGAAACCTCTGAGCGTAAGAACTCCGATGACACTTTTCGGCGCGAAGAGCCAAATCCTCTACGAACCGAGAGGAGTGGTTTTGATCATCGGACCTTGGAACTACCCGTTCTATCTCACCTTTGCTCCTCTTGCGGCGGCGATCGCAGCGGGGAATACGGTTCTTATCAAACCTTCCGAGTTTACTCCGGTTACATCAAACCTGGTTCAGAAGATTGTTTCGGAAGTATTTCCAAAAGAAGAAGTGGCCGTGTTCGAAGGGGACTATCAAGTTTCCAGCGCCCTTATGGAACTTCCACTGGATCATATCTTTTTTACGGGAAGCACTCACGTAGGAAAGATCGTGATGACCGCAGCGGCGAAACATCTGACTTCCGTTACACTCGAGTTAGGCGGTAAATCTCCTGCGATTATCGATAGAAGCGCGGACATTAAAAAGGCCGCTAAAAAATTGGTATGGGGAAAGGTGTTGAACGCGGGACAAACCTGCGTGGCTCCGGATTATCTCCTCATTCCGGACGATCTCGTAAAACCGTTTGTGGAAGAAGCAAAGGCGGTCGTAAAAGAATTTTATACAAAAGACGGAAAAGCTCTGAAAGACAATCTCGACTTTTGTAGAATCATAAACGATCGAAACTTCAGCCGAGTTTCTGGTTATATTCACGAAGCCGTTGAAAAGGGCGCTAAGATTGAAATGGGCGGCGATACAGACGCTTCTCAGAATTATATCGAACCGACGATTTTGAGCAATATACCAGAAAATTCGAATATTATGGAAGATGAAATCTTTGGACCTGTGCTTCCTTTGATTCCTTATACGACTCTGGACGACGCGATCGCGAAGATCAATTCCAAACCGAAACCTCTCGCGCTCTATATCTTCGGAAAGAAAAATCGTTCGATCAAAAAGATTCTGAAAGAAACTTCTTCCGGGGGAGTTGCGGTTAACGACGTGATCCTTCACCTCGTGAATCCGAATCTTCCTTTCGGCGGGGTGAATCATTCCGGACACGGAAGTTATCACGGTTTCTTCGGATTTAAAGCGTTTTCACACGAACGTTCCGTTCTGCGTCAGTCTGCTTTGAGTTCGATCGAGTTGATGTATCCACCTTACACCAATTTTGTGAGAAGACTCGTTGCCTTTACTAAAAACTTTTTGATCTAA